Proteins from a single region of Corylus avellana chromosome ca11, CavTom2PMs-1.0:
- the LOC132165190 gene encoding uncharacterized protein LOC132165190 produces MRRAHQSFHRPLLWLYHKHYKTLACNLRSLAECGYLKHLPLLLLQLLQSDTKFETNYWIIDRESSNGIFLDAYYGDDDYRFIYNQISDLFSELLKSDLEFLKSGDLHKISLAAKFCPSLNTFFDYATLMCESIVRRLFPQDLDPIYKKISEPHYAYRVRDRLHKEVIAPLRRALNSRESYIPVGEVPIQETRLTHSKDTQHNEALLTCTRERKMNFKNRHVRKYANTKIPVEELLPHKILCSLYDGSCAELANLQLKKMIEHLTMKGKFTNCLPCCDVSPSMTGFCTTVSIALGLLISDLSQGPWREKIMTFSHDPRLQKIEGIDLQSRTDFMETIMDWGLEIDLRKVFLHILEVAVKENIDKDKMVKTVFVFTSMEFNETCCHDNWNIDYQKIRNKFYENGYTTLPVIVFWNLLRHRHGFSSVRDFNVLKKSSYDFGLGIVPNGPRGVILIKGFSNKLLRLAIENNGL; encoded by the coding sequence ATGCGTAGAGCTCACCAGAGTTTCCACCGTCCTCTTCTTTGGCTTTACCATAAGCATTACAAAACCTTAGCATGCAACCTGAGGTCCTTAGCTGAGTGTGGATATTTGAAGCATTTGCCTTTACTTCTTCTTCAATTGCTGCAAAGTGACACAAAATTTGAAACTAATTATTGGATTATTGATAGGGAATCCTCAAATGGCATTTTCCTAGATGCCTACTATGGGGATGACGATTATCGTTTTATATACAATCAGATATCAGATCTCTTCAGTGAGTTGCTCAAGTCTGATCTTGAGTTCTTGAAATCTGGCGATCTTCATAAAATCAGCCTCGCTGCTAAGTTTTGCCCCTCCCTTAACACATTTTTTGATTACGCAACACTTATGTGTGAAAGCATTGTTAGAAGGCTCTTTCCCCAAGATTTAGATCCAATATACAAGAAAATTTCAGAGCCCCATTATGCTTACAGAGTCAGAGATCGTCTACATAAAGAAGTTATTGCCCCGCTTCGTAGAGCTCTAAACTCGCGCGAGTCTTACATTCCAGTCGGGGAGGTTCCCATACAGGAGACTCGTTTGACACACAGTAAAGACACACAACATAATGAAGCTCTTCTAACATGcactagagaaagaaaaatgaatttcaaAAACCGTCATGTAAGGAAATATGCAAATACAAAGATCCCAGTTGAAGAATTACTTCCTCACAAGATTTTGTGTTCTCTTTACGATGGCAGTTGTGCCGAACTTGCTAATTTACAATTGAAGAAAATGATCGAACACCTCACAATGAAAGGGAAGTTTACAAATTGTCTTCCATGTTGCGATGTCTCACCTAGCATGACTGGGTTTTGTACTACAGTTAGCATTGCACTCGGGCTTCTAATTTCAGATTTGAGCCAAGGCCCATGGAGAGAAAAGATTATGACATTCAGCCATGATCCTCGGCTTCAAAAGATTGAAGGAATTGATCTACAAAGTAGGACTGATTTCATGGAGACCATAATGGATTGGGGATTGGAAATAGATCTTCGAAAGGTGTTTCTTCACATCTTGGAAGTTGCAGTCAAAGAAAACATTGATAAAGACAAGATGGTGAAGACAGTTTTTGTGTTTACTAGTATGGAATTCAATGAAACTTGCTGCCATGATAATTGGAATATTGATTAtcagaaaattagaaataagtTTTATGAAAATGGATACACCACTCTGCCTGTTATAGTTTTCTGGAACTTATTAAGACACCGTCACGGCTTCTCCTCTGTAAGAGACTTTAATGTCTTAAAGAAATCAAGTTATGACTTTGGGTTAGGTATAGTGCCGAATGGGCCTCGAGGGGTAATTCTGATTAAAGgcttttcaaataaattattgaGATTGGCTATAGAGAATAATGGGTTATGA